The DNA sequence GCTGGACCTGCTCCGCGACGCCCTGGGCGGCACCGCCCGGCACGTGACGATGCTCGACATGACCCGGGAGGGCCGCAACCCCGGCCGGATCATCGCGCGGGTGCTGCGCCGGTTCGCCGACGCCCGCACCGACCGCCACGTTCGCATCGTCGGCGAGCCGATCTGGGCCGGCCGGTCCGGCGTCGAGTACCCGGCGTGCGCGCAGCACGAAGCGCTGATCAACGCCGCGTTCACCGGCCGTGACGTGACGATCCTGTGCCCCTACGACACCGTCGCGCTGGACGCCGAGGTGATCGCGGACGCGCGGGAGACGCACCCGGTGGTCTGGGAGGGCGACCGGCGCTACGCCAGTGACCGCTACGCACCGGACCGGGTCGTGGCCCGTTACAACGCACCGCTGCCCGACGCGGCCGACGGTGCGTTCGCCGTCGCCGGGCCCGCCGACCTCTCGCCCGCCCGGCGGTTCGCCGCGCAGCGCGGCCGGCTGCTCGGGTTGACCGAGCGGCGGCTGGCCGATGTGGAGCTGATCGCCGGCGAGCTGGTCACCAACAGCCTCGTGCACACCGCCGGCCCGTGCCGGCTCGGCGTCTGGGCCGAGGACGGCCACCTGGTGTGCGAGGTCCGCGACGGCGGCCGGCTGACCGACCCGCTGGCCGGGCGTCGACCACCGGAGGACCACGGGGCGTCGGGCCTCGGGTTGCTGCTCGTCAACGACCTGGCCGACCTCGTGCGCCTGCACACCGCCGCCGACGGCACCACCGTGCGCGCCCTGCTGCGCCTCTAGGAACACCCCGCACCTCCGGCGCGGCCGGCAAGGCCGCGGATCGGGGGCCGCTGCGCTCACAGCAGGGCGTTGAGCAGCACGGTCAGCAGGACCGACAGCAGGATGGACACCACGAGCATGGTCAGGCAGCCCGTCCGACCGCCCAGGAACTCCACCCGCGTGCCACCGAACCGCATGCCCGCCTCCGCTACCCGGTCACGCAGGAGATCCAGTACTCGCCGCCTTCGTGGTGCACGCCGTGCGTCTCCGCGGCGAACCCCGGGAACCGCCGGTCGAACGCCTCCAGCACGCGCAGGTACCTCAGCAGCGGCCCGTCGGGCGAGCCCACGCGCTCGCCGGGTACCAGCACCGGGATGCCGGGCGGTGTGGTGGTGACCTGGGTCGCGACCACCCGGTCGGCCAGGTCGTCCAGGCGGACGAGTTCGGTCCGGCCGCGGATGAACCGCTGGTAGGCCTCGGCCGGTGTCATCACGGCCGTGGGCGGCGTCGGGCTGGTGAACGCCTCGTTGAGCAGCTGCACGACCTTGCTGTCGGCCAGGCTGTGGTGCATCTGCTCGCAGAGCTGCGGCAGCGTCAGCCCGCGGTACCGCTCCGGGTGCGCCTTCACCAGGTCGGGCAGCACCTCGGCCAGCGGGGCGTTCTCGTCGTGGAACTGCTTGAAGTCGGTGAGCGCGTCGAGCAGCGTGCCCCACTTGCCCTTCGTGATGCCCATCGAGAACAGCACGAGGAACGTGTAGACGTCGGTCTTCTCCACCACGATCCGGCGGGTCTCCAGGTACGCGGTGACCACGCGGGCCGGGACGCCGAACGCCGACACGTCGCCCAACGCGTCCACGCCGGGGCAGGTGATCGTCACCTTGACCGGGTCGAGCAGGCAGAAGCCGGGTTCCAGGTCGCCGAAGCCGTGCCACGCGGCGTCGGGCTCCAACGTCCAGCAGCCCGGTTCGGTGCGCAGCAGGTCCAGCGGCGCCTCGTGGAACGGGACCCGCGCGCCGGTGGCGGGAACGGCGACCTCGGTCGGCTGCCACACGCCGAAGAACCACGGCGGCCGGTCGCCCGCGTCGGCGAGCCGCCGACCGAGGCGGATCATGGCCTGGCGGAACCGGACCGCCTCGGTGATCGCCTCGGTGGTCAACCAGTGGCCCGCCGGGCCGTCCATCATGCCCGCCGCGACGTCGCAGGAGGCGATCATCGGGTACAGCGGCGACGTGGTGCCGTGCATCATGTACGTCTCGTTGAACCGGGACCGGTCGAACGGCGCCTTGCCGCCCGACCGCACGTGCAGCATCGCGGACTGGGACAGCGCGGCCAGCAGCTTGTGCGAGGAGTGGGTGGCGAACACGGTGGGCCGCTCGGCGTCCGGCAGCCCGTCGCCGTCGACCGCCATGCCGTAGCGGCGCGCGTAGAGCGGGTTGAACCGGCCGTAGGCGAACCACGCCTCGTCGAAGTGCAGGAGCCGGGTCGACGCGCCCAGCAGCTCGGTCACCCGCACGGTGTCGTAGCACAGGCCGTCGTAGGTGGAGTTGGTGATCACCGCGTAGGCGGCCTCCGGGCTCACCGCGTCCGCGGCGATCGGCGTGCGCTCGACCTGGGCGCGCACCGCCTCGGCGGTCAGCCGCTCGGGCGGGATCGGCCCGGTGATGCCGTAGCCGTTGCGGGTGGGCACCAGGTAGACCGGCCGCGCGCCGGCGAGCGTGACGCCGTGGTTGATCGCCTTGTGGCAGTTGCGGTCCAGCAGGGTGATCTCGTCGTTGGCCACCGCGCTGTGGATGATCATCCGGTTCGACGTGGACGTGCCGTGCAGGACGAAGTAGGTCTCGTCGGCGCCGAAGATCCGGGCGGCGTTGCGCTCGGCCTCGCCGACCGGGCCGGTGTGCTCGAACAGCGAGCCCAGCTCGCCGACCGACACCGAGATGTCCGTGCGGAACAGCCGTTCGCCGAAGTAGTCGAAGAAGGACCGCCCGACCGGCGACTTGAGGAACGCGATGCCGCCCGCGTGGGCCGGTGTGTGCCACGAGTACGGGTGCGTGTCGTCGAAGCGGCGCAGCTCGCGGAAGAACGGCGGCAGGATGTGGTCGAGGTACTGGTTGGCGGCGAAGTCGACCCGGCCCGCGATGAAGTCGGGGGTGTCCTCCAGCAGCCAGATCCAGCCGTTGATGACCTCGGAGACCCACAGCGGCGTCTCGTCGCTGTAGTCGCCCGCGGTCAGCAGGAACACCGGCAGCCGTGACGAGAACCGGTCCAGCAGCATCCGCAGCACCCCACCCTCGACGGCGGTGCCGGTGTCGGAGGACCGGAGCGCGCCACCGACGAGTTCCCAGCTCACGACGGCGGCGGCGAGGTCGGCCTGGGCGGTGATCGCCGAGGCGGCGTCGGTGGTGGAGTGCACGACCATCACCTCGTGGCCGCACTCGCGCAGGTGGGCGCAGACCTGGTCGATCTTCGCGGCCGGCACGGTGTTGTCGTCCGCCGCCCGTTCGGTGGCGATGAGGATGGTGGACCCGGTCATGGGGATCATCAGCTCTCTGCACGCGGGGAACATGCCGAGAGTAGGAGGGGTCGCGTCGACCGGCAGCGCCACCACCGGATCGTGCGATGCGGTCACCTGACCGTGGAAAAAGCGCTTCGCTCAGTCGAGCGAGTAGGCCATTTCCACCCCGGCCAATGTCACCCCATCGGGTAGCGGAACGCGGGCGCGGCTCACCTCGCGGAACCCGAACGACCGGTACAGCGGCACACCGGGCAGCGTGGCCATCAGCACCAGGGACCGGAAGCCGGCCGCCCGGGCGTCGTGGGCGCACGCGGCGAGCGTGGCGCGGCCCAGGCCCCGGCGCGTCCAGCCGTCGTGGACGAACATCGCGCGCACCCGGGCCGGCTCGGTCGCCGGGTCGAGCAGCCGACCGTCGGTGGGCCGGTCGCCCGACCCGGTGTAGAGCTTGTCCCGCTTGCTCCACCCGCCGCACGCCACGACCTCGTCGCCCACCTCGTGGACGAAGTACGTGCCGTCGTCGATCAGCACGAGGTCGGACTCGGTGAGGTAGCGGGCCGCGCTCGCGGTCTCGCGCTCGTCGTGGAAGCGCGGGAACAGCTCCAGCACCGACCGGCGCATGAGCGCGCCGATCCGCGGCACGTCCGACCGGACCGCCAGGCGTTGCACCGGCACCACGTCCACAGGTCCTCCCCCGCTGTCGGGGAGATCATCCCACCGCCTCGGGCGCAACCGGGGCGGGCGGTCCCGCTACGGGCGCGGGCGGTGGCGGGTCCACTTGCGCCCGTCGCGTTCGGCGCGTGGGGTGGTGGCGGCGACGCACCGGGGGCACAGCCACAGGTTCTGCTCGGCGGTCTGGGCGAGCCACACCGCGTCCGCCCACGGCACGTGCCGGAA is a window from the Saccharothrix saharensis genome containing:
- a CDS encoding sensor histidine kinase, with translation MNAISTAPDPVFAHPALFYASDAEYLAGLVPFVTDGLDLDHPVAVAVPGPRLDLLRDALGGTARHVTMLDMTREGRNPGRIIARVLRRFADARTDRHVRIVGEPIWAGRSGVEYPACAQHEALINAAFTGRDVTILCPYDTVALDAEVIADARETHPVVWEGDRRYASDRYAPDRVVARYNAPLPDAADGAFAVAGPADLSPARRFAAQRGRLLGLTERRLADVELIAGELVTNSLVHTAGPCRLGVWAEDGHLVCEVRDGGRLTDPLAGRRPPEDHGASGLGLLLVNDLADLVRLHTAADGTTVRALLRL
- a CDS encoding Orn/Lys/Arg decarboxylase N-terminal domain-containing protein produces the protein MALPVDATPPTLGMFPACRELMIPMTGSTILIATERAADDNTVPAAKIDQVCAHLRECGHEVMVVHSTTDAASAITAQADLAAAVVSWELVGGALRSSDTGTAVEGGVLRMLLDRFSSRLPVFLLTAGDYSDETPLWVSEVINGWIWLLEDTPDFIAGRVDFAANQYLDHILPPFFRELRRFDDTHPYSWHTPAHAGGIAFLKSPVGRSFFDYFGERLFRTDISVSVGELGSLFEHTGPVGEAERNAARIFGADETYFVLHGTSTSNRMIIHSAVANDEITLLDRNCHKAINHGVTLAGARPVYLVPTRNGYGITGPIPPERLTAEAVRAQVERTPIAADAVSPEAAYAVITNSTYDGLCYDTVRVTELLGASTRLLHFDEAWFAYGRFNPLYARRYGMAVDGDGLPDAERPTVFATHSSHKLLAALSQSAMLHVRSGGKAPFDRSRFNETYMMHGTTSPLYPMIASCDVAAGMMDGPAGHWLTTEAITEAVRFRQAMIRLGRRLADAGDRPPWFFGVWQPTEVAVPATGARVPFHEAPLDLLRTEPGCWTLEPDAAWHGFGDLEPGFCLLDPVKVTITCPGVDALGDVSAFGVPARVVTAYLETRRIVVEKTDVYTFLVLFSMGITKGKWGTLLDALTDFKQFHDENAPLAEVLPDLVKAHPERYRGLTLPQLCEQMHHSLADSKVVQLLNEAFTSPTPPTAVMTPAEAYQRFIRGRTELVRLDDLADRVVATQVTTTPPGIPVLVPGERVGSPDGPLLRYLRVLEAFDRRFPGFAAETHGVHHEGGEYWISCVTG
- a CDS encoding GNAT family N-acetyltransferase; its protein translation is MDVVPVQRLAVRSDVPRIGALMRRSVLELFPRFHDERETASAARYLTESDLVLIDDGTYFVHEVGDEVVACGGWSKRDKLYTGSGDRPTDGRLLDPATEPARVRAMFVHDGWTRRGLGRATLAACAHDARAAGFRSLVLMATLPGVPLYRSFGFREVSRARVPLPDGVTLAGVEMAYSLD